One window of Gammaproteobacteria bacterium genomic DNA carries:
- the lolA gene encoding outer membrane lipoprotein chaperone LolA: MKVAFLAVLLSVSSGAGADVARLKTFLSEMKSLEAAFEQTVEDEKGRNLESSFGRFYLSRPGRFRWSYTVPYVQEIVSDGEEVWIYDSELAQVTVKSAREALANAPGLLLSTNRPLEAEFVLTDLGRKGDLEWVELTPKSTDAPFRKVRIGLRGRDLAEMELADGFGQLTRLRFKGAVKNPKLSPELFRFEPPDGVDVMRDPSGTR; this comes from the coding sequence CTCTCGGTGAGCAGCGGCGCTGGCGCGGACGTCGCGCGGCTCAAGACCTTTCTCAGCGAGATGAAATCGCTCGAGGCCGCCTTCGAGCAGACCGTCGAGGACGAAAAGGGACGCAACCTGGAGAGCTCCTTCGGCCGCTTCTACCTGTCGCGGCCGGGCCGGTTCCGCTGGAGCTACACGGTGCCCTACGTCCAGGAGATCGTCTCGGACGGGGAGGAGGTCTGGATCTACGACAGCGAGCTCGCTCAGGTCACGGTGAAGAGCGCGCGGGAGGCGCTGGCGAATGCCCCAGGGCTGTTGTTGAGCACGAATCGCCCCCTGGAGGCGGAATTCGTCCTCACCGACCTCGGCCGTAAGGGGGACCTGGAGTGGGTGGAGCTCACCCCGAAATCCACCGACGCGCCCTTCCGCAAGGTGCGCATCGGACTGCGCGGGCGGGACCTGGCCGAGATGGAGTTGGCGGACGGATTCGGTCAGCTGACGCGCCTGCGTTTCAAGGGCGCGGTCAAGAACCCGAAGTTGAGCCCTGAGCTCTTTCGCTTCGAGCCGCCGGATGGAGTGGACGTCATGCGCGACCCCAGCGGGACGCGCTGA
- a CDS encoding replication-associated recombination protein A, whose product MSETPSHAPLADRVRPDRVEDLVGQERILGPGRPLREALQTGRLHSMVLWGPPGTGKTTLARLLARSAHAQFIPLSAVLAGVKDIREAVARAQAYRQAEGGETILFVDEAHRFNKAQQDAFLPYVEDGTLTFIGATTENPSFELNSALLSRCRVYVLEPLGPEDVRRVIDRAIEDPQRGLGAAGLRMADAERDRLARAADGDARRALNVLEVAAELASGGGRGGEVSAEVLDAVLTGDVRRFDRGGDVFYDQISALHKSIRGSDPDAALYWLARMLDGGCDPLYLARRLVRVASEDVGNADPRALSLVLAAWDVQERLGHPEGELALAQAVTYLASAAKSNAVYVAFGEAREDVRRLGSLAVPLHLRNAPTALMRRLDYGAAYRYPHDEPNAYAAGQRYFPDGMPERRYYRPVPRGLESQIAEKLERLRALDSAAAGTTAKGRGKEKGG is encoded by the coding sequence TTGAGCGAGACCCCCTCCCACGCCCCCCTCGCGGACCGCGTGCGGCCCGACCGGGTCGAGGACCTCGTGGGACAGGAGCGCATCCTCGGGCCTGGGCGGCCCCTACGCGAGGCGTTGCAGACCGGGCGCCTGCACTCCATGGTGCTCTGGGGTCCCCCGGGGACGGGCAAGACGACCCTGGCGCGCCTGCTGGCCCGCTCTGCCCACGCGCAGTTCATTCCCCTGTCCGCCGTCCTGGCGGGAGTCAAGGACATCCGCGAGGCCGTGGCCCGGGCGCAGGCATACCGGCAGGCCGAGGGCGGGGAGACGATCCTGTTCGTCGACGAGGCCCACCGCTTCAACAAGGCTCAGCAGGACGCATTCCTTCCCTACGTCGAGGACGGCACCCTCACCTTCATCGGGGCCACGACGGAGAACCCCTCCTTCGAGCTGAACAGCGCGCTCCTGTCGCGCTGCCGGGTGTATGTCCTGGAACCGCTCGGGCCCGAGGACGTCCGCCGGGTGATCGACCGCGCGATCGAGGACCCGCAGCGCGGACTCGGCGCTGCGGGGCTGCGGATGGCGGATGCCGAGCGTGACCGGTTGGCCCGGGCCGCGGACGGTGACGCCCGCCGGGCCCTGAACGTCCTCGAGGTCGCCGCGGAGCTCGCGTCGGGGGGCGGGCGTGGCGGTGAGGTCAGCGCCGAGGTGCTGGACGCGGTGCTGACCGGTGACGTCCGGCGGTTCGACCGCGGGGGCGATGTCTTCTACGACCAGATCTCCGCGCTCCACAAGTCCATCCGGGGCTCCGACCCGGACGCCGCGCTCTATTGGCTCGCGCGCATGCTCGACGGGGGCTGCGACCCCCTCTACCTGGCGCGCCGTCTGGTCCGGGTTGCCAGCGAGGACGTGGGAAACGCGGACCCCCGGGCCCTGTCGCTGGTGCTCGCGGCCTGGGACGTGCAGGAGCGGCTCGGTCACCCGGAGGGGGAACTGGCCCTTGCGCAGGCCGTCACCTACCTCGCCAGCGCGGCCAAGAGCAACGCCGTCTACGTCGCATTCGGCGAGGCCCGGGAGGACGTGCGGCGCCTGGGATCCCTGGCGGTGCCCCTGCACCTGCGCAACGCCCCCACCGCCCTGATGCGCCGTCTCGACTACGGCGCGGCGTACCGCTACCCTCACGACGAGCCGAACGCCTACGCGGCCGGCCAACGGTATTTCCCGGACGGGATGCCCGAGCGGCGCTACTACCGGCCCGTGCCGCGGGGGCTGGAGAGCCAGATCGCCGAGAAACTCGAGCGCCTGCGGGCCCTGGATTCGGCTGCGGCCGGGACGACGGCGAAAGGGCGGGGCAAGGAGAAGGGAGGGTAG
- the serS gene encoding serine--tRNA ligase translates to MLDPRLFRNELEDTARRLARRGYTLDTERVARLEAERKAVQVRTQELQAERNARSRLIGKAKAGGEDTAPLLAEVGRLGEDLKGAEARLEALQTEIEGFLLTVPNIPHESVPSGGGEGDNEEVRRWGEPRAFSFEPRDHVDLGAALGLLDFETAAKISGSRFAVLAGPLARLHRALTQFMLDLHTSRHGYREVYVPYLVNAASLTGTGQLPKFKEDLFHIPLQDYYLIPTAEVPVTNIARDLIFEADEMPRRFVCHTPCFRSEAGSYGKDTRGMIRQHQFEKVEMVQMVPPGDSYRALEELTGHAEAVLQALGLPYRVVTLCTGDLGFSSAKTYDIEVWLPGQQRYREISSCSNFEDFQARRLKARWRNPDTGKPELLHTLNGSGLAVGRALVAVMENCQEADGRIAVPEPLRAYMGGATHVG, encoded by the coding sequence ATGCTAGACCCGAGGCTGTTCCGCAACGAGTTGGAAGACACCGCCCGCCGCCTCGCCCGCCGGGGGTACACGCTGGACACGGAGCGCGTCGCCAGGCTGGAGGCGGAGCGCAAGGCCGTTCAGGTGCGCACCCAGGAGTTGCAGGCCGAGCGCAACGCCCGCTCTCGGCTCATCGGGAAGGCGAAGGCGGGCGGCGAGGATACGGCTCCGCTACTCGCCGAGGTGGGGCGCCTCGGCGAGGACCTGAAGGGGGCGGAGGCCCGCCTCGAGGCGCTGCAGACCGAGATCGAGGGGTTCCTGCTCACGGTTCCCAACATCCCCCACGAGAGCGTGCCGTCCGGGGGCGGAGAGGGCGACAACGAGGAGGTCCGGCGCTGGGGGGAGCCGCGCGCCTTCTCCTTCGAGCCCCGGGACCACGTGGACCTCGGTGCCGCGCTCGGGCTGCTGGACTTCGAGACCGCGGCCAAGATCTCGGGTAGCCGCTTCGCGGTCCTGGCGGGGCCGCTCGCGCGCCTGCACCGGGCGCTCACCCAGTTCATGCTCGACCTGCACACCAGCCGCCACGGCTATCGCGAGGTCTACGTCCCCTATCTGGTCAACGCCGCGAGCCTGACCGGTACCGGGCAGCTGCCGAAGTTCAAGGAGGACCTCTTCCACATCCCGCTGCAGGACTACTACCTGATCCCGACCGCCGAGGTCCCCGTGACCAACATCGCCCGCGACCTCATCTTCGAAGCGGACGAGATGCCCAGGCGCTTCGTCTGCCACACGCCTTGTTTCCGCAGCGAGGCGGGGTCCTACGGAAAGGACACCCGGGGGATGATCCGCCAGCACCAGTTCGAGAAGGTCGAGATGGTCCAGATGGTGCCGCCAGGGGATTCCTACCGCGCCCTGGAAGAGCTCACGGGGCACGCCGAAGCGGTCCTGCAGGCCCTCGGGCTGCCGTACCGGGTCGTGACGCTCTGCACCGGTGACCTCGGCTTCTCGTCGGCCAAGACCTACGACATCGAGGTCTGGCTGCCGGGCCAGCAGCGCTATCGCGAGATCTCCTCCTGCAGCAACTTCGAGGACTTTCAGGCGCGGCGCCTGAAGGCCCGCTGGCGCAATCCGGACACGGGCAAGCCCGAGCTGCTGCACACCCTGAACGGCTCGGGGCTCGCTGTCGGGCGCGCCCTGGTGGCAGTCATGGAGAACTGCCAGGAGGCGGACGGGCGGATTGCCGTCCCCGAGCCGCTACGGGCCTACATGGGCGGCGCCACTCACGTGGGCTGA
- the pntB gene encoding Re/Si-specific NAD(P)(+) transhydrogenase subunit beta, with protein sequence MSQGLISSAYLVAAVLFILSLGGLSHPESARRGNLYGMVGMAIAIVATLALPHVNAYALIAVTMGIGAVIGIVVARRVVMTAMPQLVAMLHSFVGLAAVLVGYASYLDPSVQHHGVERTIHEVEIYLGVLIGAVTFTGSVVAFGKLQGIFTSKPVLLPARHWVNLGLLLVSLWLGWEFLQADPRGGLVALLLMTLLAFLFGIHMVIAIGGADMPVVISMLNSYSGWAAAATGFMLSNDLLIVTGALVGSSGAILSYIMCRAMNRKFLAVIAGGFGTPKGASGAGVAEGRAVNPITAEDTAQLLKDADQVVIVPGYGMAVAQAQYPIAAISEKLRARGVKVRFAIHPVAGRMPGHMNVLLAEAKVPYDIVLEMDEINPDFPRTDAVLVIGANDIVNPSAQTDPDSPIAGMPVLEVWKARTVVIMKRSMATGYAGVENPLFFEDNARMLFGDAKKSVDAILAAL encoded by the coding sequence ATGTCTCAGGGACTGATCAGCAGCGCATACCTCGTCGCCGCCGTCCTCTTCATCCTGAGCCTCGGTGGCCTCTCGCACCCGGAGTCGGCGCGCCGGGGAAACCTCTACGGGATGGTCGGCATGGCGATCGCCATCGTGGCGACGCTCGCCCTGCCCCACGTGAACGCCTACGCCCTGATCGCCGTCACCATGGGCATCGGGGCGGTGATTGGGATCGTGGTCGCACGACGTGTGGTGATGACGGCGATGCCGCAGCTGGTCGCGATGCTGCACAGCTTCGTCGGCCTCGCCGCCGTTCTGGTCGGGTACGCCAGCTATCTCGACCCCTCCGTGCAGCATCACGGGGTCGAGCGCACGATCCACGAGGTCGAGATCTACCTGGGCGTCCTGATCGGCGCCGTGACCTTCACCGGCTCGGTCGTTGCCTTCGGCAAGCTGCAGGGGATCTTCACGAGCAAGCCCGTGCTGCTCCCGGCCCGGCACTGGGTGAACCTGGGCCTGCTGCTCGTCAGCCTCTGGCTCGGGTGGGAGTTCCTGCAAGCGGACCCCAGGGGCGGCCTGGTGGCGCTGCTCCTCATGACGCTGCTCGCCTTCCTCTTCGGCATCCACATGGTCATCGCCATCGGCGGCGCGGACATGCCCGTGGTGATCTCGATGCTGAACAGCTACTCCGGGTGGGCAGCCGCGGCGACCGGTTTCATGTTGTCGAACGACCTGCTGATCGTTACGGGTGCCCTGGTGGGCTCGAGCGGTGCGATCCTCTCCTACATCATGTGCCGGGCGATGAATCGCAAGTTCCTCGCCGTGATCGCCGGAGGCTTCGGGACGCCCAAGGGCGCGTCCGGCGCCGGAGTCGCGGAGGGACGAGCGGTCAACCCCATCACGGCGGAGGACACCGCCCAGCTCCTGAAGGATGCCGACCAGGTCGTCATCGTTCCCGGTTACGGCATGGCCGTCGCCCAGGCCCAGTACCCCATCGCCGCGATCTCGGAGAAGCTGCGGGCGCGCGGCGTCAAGGTGCGTTTCGCCATCCACCCGGTCGCGGGGCGCATGCCCGGGCACATGAACGTGCTCCTGGCCGAGGCGAAGGTGCCCTACGACATCGTGCTCGAGATGGACGAGATCAACCCCGACTTCCCGCGCACCGACGCCGTCCTCGTCATCGGGGCCAACGACATCGTCAACCCGAGCGCCCAGACCGACCCGGACAGCCCCATCGCGGGCATGCCGGTGCTGGAGGTGTGGAAGGCCAGGACGGTCGTGATCATGAAGCGCAGCATGGCCACCGGCTACGCCGGGGTCGAGAACCCGCTGTTCTTCGAGGACAACGCCCGCATGCTCTTCGGCGACGCCAAGAAGAGCGTCGACGCAATCCTCGCCGCGCTCTAG
- a CDS encoding Re/Si-specific NAD(P)(+) transhydrogenase subunit alpha, whose translation MRIGIPREIHENEARVAATPESVRELVKLGFTVSVEAGAGALSHFPDDLYREAGAEIAHDAQALWASADLVLKVRAPEPHPALGVHEAELLREGATLVSFLWPAQNPELMQRLAARKATVIAMDSVPRISRAQKLDALSSMANIAGYRAIIEAAGHFGRFFTGQITAAGKVPPAKVLIIGAGVAGLAAIGTAHGMGAVVRAFDTRPEVRDQVKSMGAEFLMLDFEEEGSGAGGYAKVMSEAFIKAEMALFAAQAREVDIIVTTALIPGKPAPKLITEEMVQSMADGSVIVDLAAEQGGNCALTEPGKVVVRHGVTIIGYTDLPSRLPTQSSRLYSTNVRHLLTDLTPAKDGRIVVDMEDEVIRGATVIREGEITWPPPAPKLSKAPPKSPVSAKPAQPAKEEPAARAGLGSAIALLVGALAFLAVGTVAPRELLNHLTVFVLAIFVGYKVVWSVTPALHTPLMSVTNAISGIIVLGALLQISGPFPGVVTVLAAFAVLLSMINVAGGFLVTQRMLQMFRK comes from the coding sequence GTGAGAATCGGAATTCCGCGGGAGATCCACGAAAACGAGGCGCGCGTGGCGGCGACGCCCGAGTCCGTCCGAGAGCTCGTCAAGCTCGGTTTCACGGTGTCCGTCGAGGCAGGCGCCGGGGCGCTGTCCCACTTCCCGGACGACCTCTACCGGGAAGCCGGAGCGGAGATCGCACACGACGCCCAAGCCCTGTGGGCCTCAGCCGACCTCGTCCTGAAGGTCCGCGCGCCCGAGCCCCATCCGGCGCTCGGCGTGCACGAGGCCGAACTGCTCCGGGAGGGCGCTACCCTCGTGAGCTTCCTGTGGCCAGCCCAGAATCCCGAGCTGATGCAGCGGCTCGCGGCGCGCAAGGCGACCGTCATCGCCATGGACAGCGTGCCCCGCATCTCCCGGGCGCAGAAGCTCGACGCCCTCTCCTCCATGGCCAACATCGCGGGCTACCGCGCCATCATCGAGGCCGCGGGACACTTCGGGCGCTTCTTCACCGGACAGATCACCGCAGCGGGCAAGGTTCCGCCGGCCAAGGTGCTGATCATCGGCGCGGGCGTGGCGGGCCTCGCCGCCATCGGCACCGCCCACGGCATGGGTGCAGTCGTGCGCGCCTTCGACACCCGGCCGGAGGTAAGGGACCAGGTGAAGAGCATGGGGGCCGAGTTCCTCATGCTGGACTTCGAGGAGGAAGGCAGCGGGGCGGGTGGTTACGCGAAGGTGATGAGCGAGGCCTTCATCAAGGCCGAGATGGCGCTCTTCGCCGCGCAGGCGCGCGAGGTCGACATCATCGTCACGACCGCGCTGATCCCGGGGAAGCCTGCCCCGAAACTGATCACCGAGGAGATGGTGCAGTCCATGGCCGACGGCAGCGTGATCGTCGACCTGGCGGCCGAGCAGGGCGGCAACTGCGCGCTCACCGAGCCGGGAAAGGTGGTCGTGCGCCACGGGGTCACCATCATCGGTTACACGGACCTGCCGAGCCGCCTGCCGACCCAGTCGAGCCGGCTGTACTCGACGAACGTGCGCCACCTGCTGACGGACCTGACCCCCGCGAAGGACGGGCGGATCGTGGTCGACATGGAGGACGAGGTCATCCGCGGCGCGACCGTGATCCGGGAAGGCGAGATCACCTGGCCACCCCCTGCCCCCAAGCTCTCGAAGGCCCCCCCGAAATCCCCGGTCTCCGCGAAACCGGCCCAGCCCGCGAAAGAGGAGCCGGCCGCGCGGGCCGGCCTCGGGTCGGCCATCGCGTTGCTCGTGGGCGCACTCGCCTTCCTCGCCGTCGGCACCGTGGCGCCCCGTGAGCTCCTGAACCACCTCACCGTGTTCGTGCTCGCCATCTTCGTGGGCTACAAGGTGGTCTGGAGCGTCACCCCCGCCCTGCACACACCCCTCATGAGCGTGACGAACGCAATCAGCGGGATCATCGTGCTCGGCGCCTTGCTCCAGATCTCCGGACCCTTTCCCGGCGTGGTCACGGTCCTTGCCGCCTTCGCGGTGTTGCTCTCGATGATCAACGTCGCGGGCGGCTTTCTCGTCACGCAGCGCATGTTGCAGATGTTCCGCAAGTAG
- a CDS encoding Bax inhibitor-1/YccA family protein, protein MSQTFPAYSRPMESVLETNKVLRNTYLLLAMTLLFSALTAGVAMATRMPHPGLLVTLGGYFLLLFLTNKFRNSSLGLLFVFALTGFMGLTLGPILNHYMTALPNGSQVVAMALAGTGVIFIAMSAYALSSRKDFSFLGGFLMAGILVAFLAGLAAILFGLSGLSLAVSAIFVLLMSGLILWETSTIIHGGETNYVSATVTLYVSIYNLFSSLLHLLGVFGGDE, encoded by the coding sequence ATGAGCCAGACCTTCCCGGCCTACTCCCGACCGATGGAATCGGTCCTCGAGACCAACAAGGTCCTGCGCAACACCTATCTTCTTCTCGCGATGACGCTGCTGTTCAGCGCCCTGACGGCCGGCGTCGCGATGGCCACCCGCATGCCGCACCCCGGCCTGCTGGTGACGCTCGGCGGCTACTTCCTGCTGCTGTTCCTCACGAACAAGTTCCGCAACAGCAGCCTCGGGCTGCTCTTCGTCTTCGCGCTGACCGGCTTCATGGGCCTCACCCTGGGTCCCATCCTGAACCACTACATGACCGCCCTGCCGAACGGGAGTCAGGTCGTGGCGATGGCGCTCGCCGGCACCGGCGTCATCTTCATCGCCATGTCCGCGTACGCTCTGTCCAGCCGCAAGGACTTCAGCTTCCTCGGCGGTTTCCTCATGGCGGGGATCCTCGTAGCCTTCCTGGCAGGCCTCGCCGCGATCCTGTTCGGGCTGAGCGGGCTGTCGCTCGCCGTCTCGGCGATCTTCGTGCTGTTGATGTCCGGGCTGATCCTCTGGGAAACGAGCACAATCATCCACGGCGGCGAGACGAACTACGTCTCCGCCACCGTGACGCTGTACGTCTCCATCTACAACCTCTTCAGCAGTCTGCTGCACCTGCTGGGGGTCTTCGGCGGCGACGAATAG
- a CDS encoding YbhB/YbcL family Raf kinase inhibitor-like protein, whose product MSLTITSTAFAPDGAIPTLYTCDGKDHSPPLAWSGVPAGTKSLALIVDDPDAPDPAAPKMTWVHWVLYNLPADSSGLPEAVASAGLPAGTREGVNDWKRTGYGGPCPPIGRHRYFHKLYALDVVLPELGKPTKATLEKAMEGHVIGRAHLMGTYRRD is encoded by the coding sequence ATGAGCCTGACCATCACCTCGACCGCGTTTGCACCCGACGGTGCGATTCCCACGTTGTACACCTGCGACGGCAAGGACCACTCACCCCCCCTGGCGTGGTCCGGGGTGCCCGCCGGCACGAAGAGCCTCGCCCTGATCGTCGACGACCCGGACGCCCCCGACCCCGCGGCGCCGAAGATGACCTGGGTCCACTGGGTCCTCTACAACCTTCCGGCGGACTCGAGCGGCCTGCCTGAGGCCGTGGCTTCGGCCGGTCTGCCCGCCGGCACCCGCGAGGGCGTGAACGACTGGAAGCGCACGGGCTACGGAGGTCCCTGTCCGCCCATCGGGCGCCACCGCTACTTCCACAAGCTCTATGCCCTCGACGTGGTGCTCCCGGAACTCGGCAAGCCCACCAAGGCGACGTTGGAGAAGGCCATGGAGGGGCACGTGATCGGACGGGCGCATCTCATGGGGACCTACCGGCGCGATTGA
- a CDS encoding dihydroorotate dehydrogenase-like protein has translation MDLSSDYLGFRLKHPVMLGASPLVQDLDKVKQAQDAGASAIVMHSLFQEQIEHERRLEERRAEVNESFGEALSYLPASSEYLVGPDAYLEKLRKVKEAVDVPVIGSLNGTTQAGWLDYARLIEQAGADALELNVYTVGGDPAEDCSTIEKRLVDMVAAVAGKTKLPIAVKLSPTYTGLSHLARQLSAAGAKGLVLFNRFYQPDIDVENLDVALKLELSTSSELLSRLRWMALLSGRVDVSLGVTGGVHTPNDALKAVMAGAHGVQVVSAVLKNGVGVVTRLVEGLDRWLTEHEYESLEQAQGSMSLWRSPRPEMYERGNYIRILQGYSRSWR, from the coding sequence ATGGACCTTTCCAGCGATTACCTGGGTTTCCGGCTCAAGCACCCCGTGATGCTGGGGGCCTCGCCGCTCGTGCAGGATTTGGACAAGGTGAAGCAGGCCCAGGACGCGGGGGCGTCGGCCATCGTCATGCACTCCCTGTTCCAGGAACAGATCGAGCACGAGCGGCGGCTCGAGGAGCGTCGTGCGGAGGTCAACGAATCCTTTGGCGAGGCCCTGAGCTACCTGCCGGCCTCGAGCGAATACCTGGTGGGTCCCGACGCCTATCTGGAGAAATTGCGCAAGGTCAAGGAGGCCGTGGACGTCCCCGTGATCGGGTCGCTGAATGGCACGACCCAGGCGGGCTGGCTCGACTACGCCCGACTCATCGAGCAGGCCGGGGCGGACGCGCTGGAATTGAACGTCTACACCGTGGGCGGTGATCCGGCCGAGGACTGTTCCACCATCGAGAAGCGATTGGTCGACATGGTGGCTGCGGTGGCCGGCAAGACGAAGCTGCCCATTGCGGTGAAGCTGTCTCCGACCTACACGGGGCTCTCCCACCTCGCGCGCCAGTTGTCCGCGGCCGGCGCCAAGGGGCTGGTGCTCTTCAACCGGTTCTACCAGCCCGACATCGACGTGGAGAACCTGGACGTCGCGTTGAAGCTCGAGTTGTCGACCTCGTCCGAATTGCTCTCGCGGCTGCGCTGGATGGCGCTCCTGTCCGGGCGCGTCGACGTCTCCCTCGGGGTGACGGGTGGGGTGCACACGCCCAACGACGCCCTCAAGGCGGTGATGGCCGGCGCGCACGGCGTGCAGGTCGTGTCGGCGGTGCTGAAGAACGGTGTGGGCGTGGTGACCCGGTTGGTCGAGGGGCTCGACCGGTGGCTCACCGAGCACGAATACGAATCCCTGGAGCAGGCGCAGGGCAGCATGAGCCTCTGGCGCAGCCCCAGGCCCGAGATGTACGAGCGCGGAAACTACATCCGCATCCTGCAGGGCTACTCGCGCTCCTGGCGCTAG